The following proteins come from a genomic window of Malus domestica chromosome 02, GDT2T_hap1:
- the LOC103456029 gene encoding vicilin-like seed storage protein At2g18540: MSRCFPYPPPGYVKKGIYDEPLIDSIKLQREDEKAKKEKKREKKREKKEKKARENGEPENKKHSQKKRHKDERHQEDKKGTDHGKKRKHETENLDKSGLTEEHEQPVGSQNSSDSTVDSNKRQKQDSPPDGRHNSASILRIRLPLQRHKDPELLPREEQPCQFPLKTHKDPVVLSREKQPCQLPLQKHKDRVVLPKEEQPCRLSLQRNKDPEALPSPEQPCRLSLQRQKGAEVLSSQEQPSRLSFQRPKGPDVLPSQEQPSRLSLQRPKGPEVLPSQGHPCSSSGRTDNAFVEGLQEPAPKQGVDEGRHPCSTSGNASNERSSRRGKEKHRKSGSGSFPSQYRELIENWVQPPLSQCLPVDIDDEGWFEAKTKWNCGVEKPTVVSDSLSYSDATSWPCARLFPESDICALPYTVPF, translated from the exons ATGTCTCGGTGTTTTCCGTACCCTCCTCCTGGGTACGTGAAGAAGGGGATCTACGATGAGCCCCTGATCGATTCGATTAAG CTCCAAAGAGAAGATGAGAAGgccaagaaggaaaagaagagggagaaaaaacgagagaagaaagaaaagaaggctCGAGAAAATGGGGAGCCTGAAAATAAGAAGCACAGTCAGAAGAAAAGGCACAAAGATGAAAGGCATCAAGAAGACAAGAAAGGTACAGACCatggaaagaagagaaaacATGAAACGGAAAACCTTGACAAGAGTGGCCTTACTGAAGAACACGAGCAACCAGTTGGTTCCCAGAACTCTTCTGATAGCACCGTTGACAGCAACAAAAGGCAGAAGCAGGACTCTCCCCCTGATGGCAGGCATAATTCTG CAAGCATTCTTCGGATCCGGTTGCCTCTCCAAAGGCACAAAGATCCTGAACTGCTACCCAGAGAGGAGCAGCCTTGCCAGTTCCCTCTTAAAACGCACAAAGATCCAGTGGTGCTATCCAGAGAGAAACAACCTTGCCAGTTGCCTCTCCAAAAGCACAAGGATCGAGTAGTGCTACCCAAAGAGGAACAGCCTTGCCGGTTGTCTCTTCAGAGGAACAAAGATCCAGAAGCGCTACCCAGTCCTGAACAGCCTTGCCGGTTGTCTCTCCAAAGGCAAAAAGGTGCAGAAGTTCTATCCAGCCAGGAACAGCCTTCCAGGTTGTCTTTCCAAAGGCCTAAAGGTCCAGATGTTCTCCCAAGCCAGGAACAGCCTTCCCGGTTGTCACTTCAAAGGCCTAAAGGTCCAGAAGTGCTACCTAGCCAAGGACACCCTTGCTCTTCCTCAGGAAGGACAGATAATGCCTTTGTTGAAGGACTGCAAGAACCTGCTCCTAAACAAGGTGTGGATGAGGGACGGCATCCGTGCTCTACTTCTGGAAATGCTAGCAATGAACGCTCTTCCAGGCGTGGTAAAGAAAAACACCGAAAATCTGGCAGTGGTTCTTTTCCTTCACAATACAGAGAGCTAATTGAAAACTGGGTTCAACCTCCTCTCTCACAATGTCTTCCCGTGGATATCGACGATGAGGGATGGTTTGAGGCAAAGACAAAATGGAACTGTGGCGTTGAGAAACCTACAGTCGTCAGTGACAGCCTGAGCTACAGTGATGCAACGTCTTGGCCATGTGCTCGCCTCTTCCCTGAGTCCGATATATGTGCATTGCCATACACAGTACCGTTCTAA
- the LOC103456037 gene encoding heavy metal-associated isoprenylated plant protein 27, translated as MGFLSKVSELGEWHRSSKKLKKNKQLQTVEIKVKMDCEGCERRVKKSVQGMKGVTEVEVDPKQSKLTVIGYVDPDKVLHRVRHRTGKKAELWPYVPYDVVPHPYAPEAYDRKAPPGYVRNVLEDPEASALARASSTEVKYTTAFSDENPNACVVM; from the exons ATGGGTTTTCTCAGTAAAGTCTCTGAGCTTGGAGAGTGGCATCGTAGTAGTAAAAAGCTCAAAAAGAACAAGCAATTGCAG ACGGTGGAGATTAAAGTGAAGATGGACTGTGAAGGGTGCGAGAGAAGAGTGAAGAAATCCGTGCAAGGCATGAAAGGAGTCACGGAGGTTGAGGTGGACCCCAAGCAGAGCAAGCTCACTGTGATTGGCTATGTGGACCCCGATAAAGTGTTGCATCGTGTCAGGCATCGAACGGGGAAGAAGGCTGAGCTCTGGCCTTATGTGCCGTACGATGTCGTTCCGCATCCCTACGCCCCGGAGGCATATGACAGGAAGGCCCCACCTGGGTACGTGCGGAACGTGCTGGAGGATCCGGAGGCTTCGGCTCTCGCACGTGCAAGCTCCACTGAAGTGAAGTATACGACGGCGTTTAGTGACGAGAATCCAAATGCGTGTGTGGTCATGTAG
- the LOC103426782 gene encoding GDSL esterase/lipase EXL3-like — translation MNFLSQKLLPSSKSSLKFLSVVIVLFCYCHAAAVKLPNNEKIPALIVFGDSIVDPGNNNNIGTIVKCNFPPYGRDFIGKRPTGRFSNGRVPSDLIAESVGVKNILPAYLDPNLKIEDLLTGVSFASGGSGYDPLTPQIVSVLSLSDQLDLFKNYIRKITAAAGEERAATIVSKSIYIVCIGSDDIANTYLSTPVRRPYYDIPAYTDLMINSASSFLQELYGLGARRIGVINLPAIGCVPSQRTVGGGINRDCSETANQAARLFNSKLSANIDAFNKRLPEARVVYLDIYYTLLSLIQNPTQYGFEVANKGCCGTGNIEVSVLCTRYSPGTCNDSSKYIFWDSYHPTEKAYETLVPLVFDTQIRKFF, via the exons ATGAACTTTCTCTCCCAAAAACTTCTTCCTTCATCTAAGTCTTCTCTCAAATTTCTTTCAGTCGTTATAGTTTTGTTCTGCTACTGCCATGCTGCTGCAGTGAAACTACCGAACAATGAAAAAATTCCGGCACTGATTGTTTTCGGAGATTCAATAGTGGATCCCGGAAACAACAACAATATTGGCACTATAGTCAAATGCAACTTCCCACCTTATGGGAGGGACTTCATAGGAAAACGGCCTACTGGAAGGTTTAGCAATGGCAGAGTTCCCTCAGACTTGATAG CTGAATCAGTTGGAGTGAAAAATATTTTACCAGCTTATTTGGATCCAAATCTGAAGATTGAAGACCTACTTACTGGTGTAAGTTTTGCCTCGGGTGGTTCAGGATATGATCCTCTCACTCCCCAAATCGTG TCTGTCCTATCATTATCAGATCAACTAGACCTGTTCAAAAATTACATACGCAAGATAACTGCAGCAGCGGGGGAGGAGAGGGCGGCAACTATAGTATCAAAAAGCATATACATTGTGTGCATAGGAAGCGACGACATTGCAAATACTTATTTATCTACACCAGTGAGGAGACCTTACTATGACATTCCAGCGTATACCGATCTCATGATTAACTCGGCTTCAAGTTTCTTACAG GAACTTTATGGACTCGGAGCAAGAAGAATTGGAGTAATAAATCTGCCGGCAATCGGGTGTGTGCCGTCACAGAGAACAGTGGGTGGAGGCATAAATAGGGATTGCTCCGAGACTGCTAACCAAGCGGCCCGCCTCTTCAACTCCAAGCTCTCGGCCAACATAGATGCCTTCAATAAGAGGCTTCCAGAAGCGAGGGTTGTCTACCTTGATATCTACTACACATTGCTTTCCCTCATCCAAAACCCTACTCAATATG GATTTGAAGTGGCAAATAAGGGCTGTTGTGGAACAGGAAACATCGAGGTTAGCGTCCTGTGTACTCGTTACTCTCCGGGAACCTGCAATGATTCATCGAAATACATATTCTGGGACAGCTATCATCCCACGGAGAAGGCATATGAGACCCTTGTCCCTCTGGTTTTCGATACGCAAATTCGTAAATTCTTCTGA
- the LOC103456047 gene encoding GDSL esterase/lipase EXL3-like — MLKNAYENVNMQCIFSPTKAMNFLSPKLLPSSSKSSLKLIMITIVLFLYRNVAAVELPNNEKIPAVIVFGDSIVDPGNNNNIGTIVKCNFPPYGRDFVGKRPTGRFSNGRVPSDWIAESVGVKKILPAYLDSNLKIQDLLTGVSFASGGSGYDPLTPKIVELYGLGARRIGVVSLPAIGCVPSQRTLSGGIDRGCSETANQAASLFNSKLSAQIDAFNRRLPEARLVYLDIYNTLLSLIQNPTQYGFEVINRGCCGTGNVEVSILCTRYSPGTCNDSSKYIFWDSYHPSEKGYEVITSLVFDSQVHKFF; from the exons ATGCTTAAAAACGCCTATGAAAACGTAAATATGCAGTGTATATTTTCACCCACCAAGGCAATGAACTTCCTCTCCCCAAAACTTCTTCCTTCATCGTCTAAATCTTCTCTCAAACTTATAATGATCACCATAGTCTTGTTCTTGTACCGCAATGTTGCTGCTGTAGAGCTACCAAACAACGAAAAGATTCCTGCAGTGATTGTTTTTGGAGATTCAATAGTGGATCCGGGAAACAACAACAATATTGGCACGATAGTCAAATGCAATTTCCCACCTTATGGGAGGGACTTTGTAGGAAAAAGGCCTACTGGAAGGTTTAGCAATGGCAGAGTCCCCTCAGACTGGATAG CTGAATCAGTTGGAGTGAAGAAGATTTTGCCAGCTTATTTGGACTCAAATCTGAAGATTCAAGACCTACTTACTGGTGTAAGTTTTGCCTCAGGTGGCTCAGGATATGATCCCCTCACTCCCAAAATAGTG GAACTATATGGACTCGGAGCAAGaagaattggagttgtaagtctGCCAGCCATCGGGTGTGTACCGTCACAGAGAACACTGAGTGGAGGCATAGACAGAGGGTGCTCGGAGACTGCCAACCAAGCAGCAAGTCTCTTCAACTCCAAGCTCTCCGCCCAAATAGATGCCTTCAATAGGAGGCTGCCAGAAGCAAGGCTTGTCTACCTCGATATCTATAACACATTGCTTTCCCTCATCCAAAACCCTACTCAATATG GATTTGAAGTGATCAATCGAGGATGTTGTGGGACAGGAAACGTTGAGGTTAGCATTCTGTGTACACGTTACTCTCCGGGAACTTGCAATGATTCGTCGAAATACATATTCTGGGACAGCTACCATCCTTCAGAGAAAGGATATGAAGTCATCACCTCTCTGGTTTTTGATTCGCAAGTTCATAAGTTCTTCTGa